One window of Chamaesiphon minutus PCC 6605 genomic DNA carries:
- the gmk gene encoding guanylate kinase, which produces MTGRSIVLTGPSGVGKGTLLKALLARRPELYLSVSATTRSPREGEIDGVHYYFYSRDRFEAEIAAGALLEWAEFAGNYYGTPIAPVQAQLDLGRSVILEIELAGARQVAQIFPTALRIFILPPDLQTLEMRIRDRGTDSPEAILRRLEQAKVEIAARDEFDHQIVNDDFQTALEELDSLVTSA; this is translated from the coding sequence ATGACGGGTAGATCGATCGTTTTAACTGGGCCTAGTGGTGTCGGCAAAGGGACGTTACTCAAAGCTTTATTGGCAAGGCGTCCCGAACTATATCTATCGGTTTCTGCTACAACCAGATCGCCTCGTGAAGGGGAGATAGACGGCGTACATTACTATTTCTATAGTCGCGATCGATTTGAAGCAGAGATTGCGGCTGGAGCACTTTTAGAATGGGCGGAGTTTGCAGGTAACTATTATGGTACGCCGATCGCGCCAGTGCAAGCGCAACTCGATTTAGGCCGCTCTGTTATTTTGGAAATCGAATTAGCTGGAGCCAGACAAGTCGCGCAGATCTTTCCGACTGCTTTACGAATTTTTATCTTACCGCCAGATCTCCAGACGTTGGAAATGCGGATTCGCGATCGCGGTACTGATTCTCCAGAGGCGATTCTCCGTCGTCTGGAGCAGGCGAAAGTAGAAATTGCAGCACGAGATGAATTTGACCATCAGATCGTCAACGACGACTTCCAAACTGCTTTAGAAGAACTAGATAGTTTGGTTACTAGTGCTTAA
- a CDS encoding 2Fe-2S iron-sulfur cluster-binding protein, with product MSVTVLFMPERVTTLAQPGEPLLNAAERAGIAIPTGCLKGACFVCRVAIEGHDNPIRACIATVPSDELSIVHRYAMPS from the coding sequence ATGTCCGTAACCGTCTTATTTATGCCAGAGCGAGTCACTACCCTCGCTCAACCAGGGGAGCCTCTACTTAATGCTGCCGAGCGCGCTGGCATAGCGATTCCTACTGGGTGCTTGAAAGGTGCTTGTTTTGTCTGTAGAGTGGCAATTGAAGGGCATGATAATCCCATTCGGGCTTGTATTGCCACCGTACCCAGTGATGAATTATCGATCGTCCATCGCTATGCAATGCCAAGTTAG
- a CDS encoding phycobilisome protein, whose translation MITLLEALVDGADGSYASKQDLRKLEHVISSWAERKEAYLAIEAKEKEILDRAIKAMEDSKIFQEQAMNALGVDRCRRDMTLGLRAYSLAMLLQDEEMLKERFIHWQKNILQAMGFRHYQGYKFLLEAIYVELPQAHADLLKPYIKIAQDAISAI comes from the coding sequence ATGATTACATTGTTAGAAGCATTAGTTGATGGTGCCGATGGCTCTTATGCCAGTAAGCAAGATCTCCGCAAGTTAGAGCATGTTATTTCTTCTTGGGCAGAACGCAAAGAGGCTTATTTAGCGATCGAAGCTAAAGAAAAAGAGATTCTCGATCGAGCCATAAAAGCCATGGAAGATAGCAAAATTTTTCAAGAACAAGCAATGAACGCTCTAGGTGTCGATCGCTGCCGTCGCGATATGACTTTAGGATTGAGAGCGTATTCTTTGGCGATGCTCTTGCAAGATGAAGAGATGTTAAAAGAGCGTTTTATTCACTGGCAGAAAAATATCTTGCAAGCGATGGGATTTAGACATTATCAAGGATATAAGTTCTTGTTAGAAGCAATTTATGTCGAATTACCCCAGGCACATGCAGATTTATTAAAGCCATACATCAAAATCGCCCAAGATGCGATCTCTGCTATTTAA
- a CDS encoding V4R domain-containing protein — protein sequence MTSNIQRKVFQNPPIPIHSTRDVCHYSRADFYDFDMERGKITDYHRQRNLLVGEDFIVSLLKGLEHEVGEAAGWLCYQIGYEWGKEDAVLFQSWFQEFYGLTLETSNLGFAMETWWWPYTAQGWGAWSPNLSNRDSGFFYVDLYDSAVAKSLGYMGKPVCHLYAGILAGFFSIAFEQNLCSTEIQCYAMGNEFCRFLLGSEERIQVAEFWIASGANANEIAERFEAGEMELEPQSSVAAGVV from the coding sequence ATGACATCTAATATTCAAAGAAAAGTTTTTCAGAATCCACCCATTCCGATTCACTCTACACGGGACGTCTGTCACTACAGTCGCGCCGACTTTTACGATTTTGATATGGAACGGGGCAAGATTACCGACTATCATCGTCAACGCAATTTATTAGTTGGCGAAGACTTCATCGTCTCGCTGCTCAAAGGACTAGAGCATGAAGTGGGCGAAGCTGCTGGCTGGTTGTGCTATCAGATTGGCTATGAGTGGGGCAAAGAGGATGCCGTACTATTTCAATCCTGGTTTCAGGAATTCTATGGCTTAACTCTAGAAACATCCAATCTGGGATTTGCGATGGAAACCTGGTGGTGGCCATATACGGCGCAGGGTTGGGGTGCTTGGTCTCCCAATCTAAGTAATAGAGACAGCGGCTTTTTCTATGTCGATTTGTATGATTCGGCAGTTGCTAAGTCTTTAGGATATATGGGCAAACCAGTTTGCCATTTATATGCAGGTATTCTCGCTGGCTTTTTTAGTATCGCCTTCGAGCAAAATCTTTGCAGTACAGAAATTCAATGCTATGCAATGGGCAATGAATTTTGTCGGTTTTTATTGGGTTCGGAAGAACGAATCCAAGTTGCCGAATTTTGGATTGCTTCTGGAGCCAATGCAAATGAAATTGCCGAGCGTTTTGAAGCTGGAGAAATGGAACTCGAACCACAATCATCGGTCGCAGCAGGTGTCGTATGA
- a CDS encoding 2Fe-2S iron-sulfur cluster-binding protein, whose amino-acid sequence MATVTITIEGKQVEAEHNSTLLSVFKDHDILVNQICGGQGMCASCHFFVVDGVDSLTQPTTQEQMTLQFTKIDRPGARLACQSRAIGDGIVIELPIGTFVESERDLETKIGRKADKTLIHPMTGEVLVEAGKLVLRSALEKMKESSSKFADYLSKR is encoded by the coding sequence ATGGCAACAGTCACCATCACTATCGAAGGCAAGCAAGTAGAAGCCGAGCATAATTCTACGCTGTTATCCGTTTTTAAAGACCATGATATTCTCGTCAACCAAATCTGTGGCGGACAGGGGATGTGTGCTTCTTGCCATTTTTTTGTTGTGGATGGTGTGGACTCATTGACCCAACCAACGACACAAGAACAGATGACATTGCAGTTTACCAAAATCGACCGTCCTGGGGCGAGATTGGCCTGCCAATCTCGTGCCATCGGCGATGGGATTGTCATCGAGCTACCGATCGGCACTTTTGTCGAATCAGAGCGGGATCTAGAGACTAAGATCGGTAGAAAAGCAGACAAAACACTGATTCATCCCATGACAGGTGAGGTGCTAGTCGAAGCCGGAAAATTGGTGCTGAGATCGGCTTTAGAGAAAATGAAAGAATCTAGTAGTAAGTTTGCCGACTATTTATCGAAAAGATAG